The stretch of DNA TTATTTTGCCTTTATCTTAACATGCTCGCAATTCTATTAAAACACTTATTAAATATTCCAACACCATACACCcttaattaatactactaaatgttttaataggatctaatattattaaatgagtgaaaattaatttaactttcGTCGTATATTAGGGTGTATGATGAATAGTGGGGCTGGTGACACGTGTAATCAAAAAGAATTGAGAAGTAGAAGCAAACAAGTAAAGTGGTTAAATTAACAGAAGAAACGACAAATTTAATCGACATTCACAATTTCACATACATACTACTCCCTCCCTCCAGAATATacgaaatataaataaagaaagaaaagggcACCGAAAGGCAATATAGTGGCAATTTGGGTTTGAAACTTGAAAAATTCAACAACATAAGGCATGCACAGTGGAATCCTTTAATTATAGGGTGAGTCAAAAAGTGCAATCATAAGCATCACTACCTTCTTCACGTTCACCACCACAAAACTCTACCACTACTAATATCTACCTATATAcctttccttttatttttatctttcacAATGCTTCACCAACATATTCATCACTTTGAGTTTGACATGGAAAACTCCCAACTCTTCCAATTCCTTGCTGCCAACAACCCCTCATTCTTTGACTACTCCCCATCTAACACTACCATGCACCAAAGTTTCTCTACTTCATTAGAAGTTTCTGAAATTACGGATACACCCTCGCAGCAACAAAGAGCTCTGGCTGCTATGAAGAACCATAAGGAAGCTGAGAAGAGAAGGAGGGAGAGAATCAATTCACATCTTGACCATCTTCGCACTCTTCTCCCTTGCAATTCCAAGGTTAATTaccattttttcattatttaaaattattatctatATCCGTGTGTAAATGTATGtggattttaaatttgttatattttgtgTTGGTTGATTCAGACAGACAAGGCTTCTCTACTTGCAAAAGTAGTTCAACGAGTGAAAGAGCTAAAACAACAAACTTCCGAAATCACTAAACTAGAAACCGTTCCATCAGAAACCGACGAGATAACCGTTCTCTCAACCGGCGGCGACTACACCGGCGACACCAGACTCATTTTCAAAGCCTCATTATGCTGCGAGGATCGCTCCGATCTAATACCGGATCTCGTCGATATCCTCAAGTCTCTTCACTTGAAAACTCTAAAAGCTGAAATGGCTACACTTGGTGGAAGAACGCGTAACGTTCTTGTGGTTGCTGCTGATCATAAAGAACATAGCATTGAATCGATTCATTTCCTTCAGAACTCGTTGAGGTCTTTAGTGGATAGATCGACTAGTTGTAATGATAGGTCGAAACGACGTCGTGGGTTGGATCGAAGAATGATGCATTAACAGAGTTGCAGGAGTACTGTCAAATGTGATCATCATCATGACCTCGTTTTCATTCCCTTTTTTctgttttcagtttttttttaataggttttcttttgtttttttgttgcttTTTGTTTTTAGAGACTTGGAAAAAGTTTATTAATGTCATCTGATTGTTCAAATAATTAAGATTTGTAAACTGTCTCtctaatattaatcataaatgctcaaaattaacttatatttatatatttatatccaatgaattaaataaatatttacatcAAAGTTTTAGGTGAGACCACTCTTCATGTTACAATCTTTTGATATTGTACAGAAAAATTTGGAcgactattatatatttagtcgCATTTGGTTGTCATGTGGaagtatcaaatttttttatgttagaaTCACAACTAAGTCTAAAAAAATGTTGGTAGTCACAATCTTAAACACCATTATATAGTTTTTGATATAGATTTTGATGTGTCCTTTGTTATAATTAGCATTGAAACACGACTTTCAACAAGACCATGATTTAAAACGTTGATTGTTGTCTATATTATATTTAGGgttttcttttaatatctcaatttaatttttttttctttttattattaatattctccattttgaaagttatatattaaactatcttttttttttttacttaattagaAGTCGCCATTTGCAATGGCAACTTACTTAAGAAAGTTCCAATGAcgatttttttaagaatttttattttattttttatttatatttttctctatatCGCCTTTTGAAATGACGATTTTCCAAAGATACATAGAAGTCGTCTTTTGAAATGGTGACtttccaaaaacaaaattttttaagCAAGTCTCCATTGCAAATTCGAGTTTTCTTAAGGAAATCTTCTTTACAAATGACGACTGTTAACTAagtcaataaaagagacaatTTGGTATATAATATTCAAAAGGGagtatattgataatattttaaaaaaagattaggttattaaaattaaaaccctcatatttacaattttgttataaatttcGTCGAGTAAAATTATGGATGCTATGCATTAGATTGATTGATGTAGCAAGATAAATGAACCAATTTTAGAGTGATATGATGTATGTTAGAGATTTACCTTCACCGTGATTTTACCATTTAGACACAGCATGCattcatgaaaaaaaaattattcgtGTAACAAATAATATTGATACTGATAGGAAGTTTACCTACCAAGATTATGAAAATAGAGTTCTAAACTAAGAAAGAGAgaaaactaacaaacaaataataaaaaaaatattatttttcattcattgggtttaattttaaatgtctCCATGGATAACAATTAGTATTATAGGTGAGTGTTGTGAAGGTGTAGCTAGGGTTTATATGGTGTTTGGAATTTTGAATACGTATTAAAGTTATTGTTATTACATGTATAAGtagaaaaaagaagaagttAATAAAGAGATAAAGAATTAACGTGTGTAGTTGTAGTTTAGTTATAATTACGTGGTGTGCAAGTAGTGACACTTATGATAGCAAAGGAAAGGAGTCTGTATATTCTGCAAAAGCAATACTTCTGTGAGTTTCCAAGCTATTATAAATGGCATattcttttctctttcaaatcATAGCCTATCTTTCTCTGGTTCATTTTGGtactttcatttttcattttttactgAGTTGTTTTTACACTGATTCTTAAGAGATAATTTGTGTGAGAAAATGATGGAAGTCTTGTTGGGAAGTGAAATTTGGGATTTGGATTACAGCTCAGGTTTGATGCTGTGTAATGCTAAGAATTTAGTTACAGAGTGTTCTTGCTTTTGCAATTCTTtgttttgtgtgtgtgtgtgtgtgacagtgaaatgataaaatatgagttttagaagtggaagaaaatgTTTTCTAAATATTGCTTTTGGAGGttaaaaagggaaaaaaagGTGTAATGTAATGACCAGTGAGAGAAAGAGAGCACATCACAAGAATCTAAATGTTAAAGCTATATCTCTATCTGCATATATAAATGTTAAAGCCTTTTAAATCTGAATCCACAATTTCTCTGCTGAATTATGCAGATGACAAGAAAACAacaaacttgttgaaaacagaaaatccTTGAGCCCATGTCTCCACGTGTCACCATAGAGATAGTTTTTGAATTAGATTTCTCCAAATTAATAATTGCAAACCTACCAAAACTATATTTATATAGAAAACTAGTATCACACTTATGTATTCGCTATCGTTTATGTCTAATTTCTTAATTCAAGATGCGGATTATGTATAATTGTTTAGATAAACCGTTATTTTACTTTATGAGAATTTAAAACGCTG from Cicer arietinum cultivar CDC Frontier isolate Library 1 chromosome 3, Cicar.CDCFrontier_v2.0, whole genome shotgun sequence encodes:
- the LOC101499659 gene encoding transcription factor bHLH106 — translated: MLHQHIHHFEFDMENSQLFQFLAANNPSFFDYSPSNTTMHQSFSTSLEVSEITDTPSQQQRALAAMKNHKEAEKRRRERINSHLDHLRTLLPCNSKTDKASLLAKVVQRVKELKQQTSEITKLETVPSETDEITVLSTGGDYTGDTRLIFKASLCCEDRSDLIPDLVDILKSLHLKTLKAEMATLGGRTRNVLVVAADHKEHSIESIHFLQNSLRSLVDRSTSCNDRSKRRRGLDRRMMH